In Natranaerovirga hydrolytica, a single window of DNA contains:
- the hcp gene encoding hydroxylamine reductase — MSMFCYQCQETAKGTGCEVVGVCGKNAEVANLQDLLIYAIKGISEVVTKGNLEVSELGDVNHEVLKSLFITITNANFDDDAIEKQIKKVLQIRNELKEKVSVSDLHDAATFEVNSKEEMLEKASKVGVLATENEDVRSLRELITYGLKGLAAYTHHAFNIGKEKDELYAFVYEALAATLDDTLSADDLVALTLKTGEFGVSAMALLDEANTSKYGNPEISEVNIGVRNKPAILVSGHDLTDLEQLLEQTQGTGVDVYTHSEMLPAHYYPAFKKYDNFVGNYGNAWWKQVEEFKSFNGPILFTTNCIVPPKNEEVRSRIFTTGAAGYPGCNHIEKNENDKKDFSKIIEMAKTLQAPTEIETGKIVGGFAHAQVFALADKVVDAVKSGAIKKFFVMAGCDGRMKSRDYYTEFADKLPKDTVILTAGCAKYRYNKLNLGDIGGIPRVLDAGQCNDSYSLAVIALKLKEVFELNDINELPIAYNIAWYEQKAVIVLLALLHLGVKNIHLGPTLPGFLSPNVANVLVETFGIGGIGTVDEDIEMFMNA; from the coding sequence ATGAGTATGTTTTGTTATCAATGTCAAGAAACAGCAAAAGGAACAGGGTGTGAAGTAGTTGGTGTCTGTGGAAAGAATGCAGAAGTAGCTAATCTTCAAGACTTATTAATATATGCAATAAAAGGTATTTCAGAAGTTGTTACAAAAGGGAATCTTGAAGTTAGTGAATTGGGTGATGTGAATCACGAAGTACTTAAAAGTTTATTTATTACCATTACAAACGCAAACTTTGATGATGACGCTATTGAAAAGCAAATTAAAAAAGTGTTACAAATTAGAAATGAATTAAAAGAGAAGGTTTCAGTTAGTGATTTACATGACGCAGCAACTTTCGAGGTGAATTCAAAAGAAGAAATGTTAGAAAAAGCATCAAAAGTTGGAGTTTTAGCAACTGAAAATGAAGATGTGCGTTCATTAAGAGAATTAATTACTTATGGATTAAAAGGTTTGGCTGCTTATACCCACCATGCATTTAATATTGGAAAAGAAAAAGACGAATTATATGCTTTTGTATATGAAGCGTTAGCAGCAACATTAGATGATACATTATCAGCAGATGATTTGGTTGCATTAACATTAAAAACTGGAGAATTTGGGGTATCAGCAATGGCGTTGCTTGACGAAGCAAATACTTCAAAATATGGTAATCCTGAAATTTCTGAAGTTAATATTGGTGTAAGAAACAAACCTGCTATCTTAGTGTCAGGACATGATTTAACGGACTTAGAACAATTGCTTGAACAAACACAAGGAACAGGTGTAGATGTCTATACACACAGTGAAATGTTACCAGCACATTACTATCCAGCATTTAAAAAATATGATAATTTTGTTGGGAACTATGGTAACGCTTGGTGGAAACAAGTTGAAGAATTTAAAAGTTTTAACGGACCAATATTATTTACAACAAACTGTATTGTGCCACCAAAAAATGAAGAAGTAAGATCAAGAATATTTACAACAGGCGCAGCAGGATATCCAGGCTGTAATCATATAGAAAAAAATGAAAATGATAAAAAAGATTTCTCTAAAATTATAGAAATGGCAAAAACACTACAAGCACCAACTGAAATTGAAACTGGAAAAATTGTGGGTGGATTTGCTCACGCACAAGTGTTTGCATTAGCTGATAAAGTAGTAGATGCAGTAAAATCAGGTGCAATCAAAAAATTCTTCGTAATGGCTGGTTGTGATGGTAGAATGAAATCCAGAGATTACTACACAGAATTTGCTGATAAATTACCAAAAGACACTGTGATTTTAACAGCAGGCTGTGCAAAATACCGTTATAATAAATTAAACTTAGGAGATATCGGTGGCATTCCAAGAGTATTAGATGCTGGTCAATGTAATGACTCATACTCATTAGCCGTTATTGCATTAAAATTAAAAGAAGTATTTGAGTTAAATGATATTAACGAACTACCAATAGCATATAATATTGCTTGGTATGAGCAAAAAGCAGTAATAGTATTACTTGCCTTATTACACTTAGGCGTTAAAAACATTCATCTAGGACCAACATTGCCAGGATTCTTATCGCCAAATGTAGCCAATGTGTTAGTAGAAACATTTGGTATTGGTGGTATTGGTACAGTTGACGAAGATATTGAAATGTTTATGAATGCATAA
- a CDS encoding HD domain-containing protein, whose translation MSKINQLMSTMIGYYKGDTKRINHFLKVYALAKTIGEEERLDEKEQKVLEVAAVVHDIGIKISEEKYGSSSGKYQEIEGPSIAEKMLKTLNFDEGLIQRVCFLVGNHHTYTNIQGMDFQILVEADFLVNIDEENMNAKQIHKIRNNIFKTQTGVRYLEEIYLSIE comes from the coding sequence ATGTCTAAGATTAATCAATTAATGAGTACAATGATTGGATATTATAAAGGAGATACAAAGCGTATTAATCACTTTCTAAAAGTGTATGCTCTTGCCAAGACAATTGGAGAAGAAGAAAGATTAGATGAAAAAGAACAAAAAGTTTTAGAGGTTGCTGCTGTCGTCCATGATATTGGTATAAAAATTAGCGAAGAAAAATACGGCTCAAGTTCGGGAAAATACCAAGAAATAGAAGGGCCTAGTATTGCAGAAAAAATGTTGAAAACATTAAATTTTGATGAAGGGTTAATTCAAAGGGTATGCTTTTTAGTGGGCAATCATCATACCTATACCAATATTCAAGGTATGGATTTTCAAATTCTTGTAGAAGCAGATTTTTTAGTTAATATTGATGAAGAGAATATGAATGCAAAGCAAATTCATAAGATAAGAAATAATATATTTAAGACACAAACAGGTGTAAGATATTTGGAAGAAATTTATTTGTCAATAGAATAA
- a CDS encoding FadR/GntR family transcriptional regulator: MSEANNGHSKSIKVSDEIVKLIIDSDLKAGDKLPNEYELATRLDVGRSTIREAIKILTSRNILEIRRGAGTFISQRQGVVDDPLGFKFIKDKKKLALDLVEVRMIVEPKIALLAAQNATKKDILELETLCDEVEGLINNNENHLKKDIEFHTKIASSSKNLVMPNLIPIINSSITLFIDITNRTLKDETIITHREVFEAIKLGKGQEAHDAMFMHLMYNKRNISNQ, translated from the coding sequence GTGAGTGAAGCAAACAATGGTCATTCCAAATCTATAAAAGTTTCGGATGAAATTGTTAAATTAATTATTGATAGTGATTTAAAAGCAGGAGATAAATTACCCAATGAATATGAGTTGGCCACTCGTTTAGATGTAGGCAGAAGTACCATAAGAGAAGCAATAAAAATTCTTACATCAAGAAATATACTTGAAATAAGAAGAGGTGCTGGAACTTTTATTTCTCAAAGACAAGGTGTAGTAGATGATCCTTTAGGGTTTAAGTTTATTAAAGACAAAAAGAAGTTGGCTTTGGATTTGGTAGAAGTTAGAATGATAGTAGAACCCAAAATAGCATTGCTGGCAGCACAAAATGCAACTAAAAAAGATATACTTGAGTTAGAAACATTATGTGACGAAGTAGAAGGTTTAATAAACAATAACGAAAATCACCTTAAAAAAGACATTGAGTTCCATACCAAAATAGCCAGTAGCAGCAAGAATTTAGTTATGCCGAATTTAATACCTATTATCAATTCATCTATTACATTATTTATTGACATTACAAATAGAACACTAAAAGATGAAACCATTATAACCCATAGAGAAGTATTTGAAGCTATAAAATTGGGTAAAGGTCAAGAAGCCCATGATGCGATGTTTATGCATTTAATGTATAACAAACGAAATATTAGCAACCAATAA
- the ilvD gene encoding dihydroxy-acid dehydratase produces the protein MLSQEIRKIAPEMDPLKIGMGWSVEDLSKPQIIVESTYGNSHPGSAHLLEFVEKAEEGIHSVGGKGAKYFATDICDGMAQGHDGINYSLVSRDIIAQLIEIHINATSFDGGIFISSCDKSVPAHLMAIGRNNIPSIIVTGGVMEAGPDLLTLEQIGTYSAMEKRGEITKEQLTQYKHSACPSCGACSFIGTATTMQIMSEALGLMLPGSAVMPATCNELKEVAVKAGKQAVVLAKKGLKARDIVTKKSFENAIMVHAAIAGSSNTLIHIPAIAHEFGIDIDAETFDQMHRNAHYLLNIRPSGKWPAEYFYYAGGVPRIMEEIKSILHLDVMTVTGKTLGENLDELKENGFYDHCDKLLQKTGLKREDIIHSFENPISKKGTIAILKGNLAPQGSVIKHSAVPKEMHHAILKAKPFDCEEDAIEAVINKVIKPGDAVIIRYEGPKGSGMPEMFYTTEAIASDEELSSTVALITDGRFSGATKGPAIGHVSPEAAEGGPIALIETDDLIEIDVEKREMNIIGVKGEKKSKKEIETILKSREKKWKPQEIKYQSGVLNIFSKLAVSPMKGGYMK, from the coding sequence ATGTTAAGTCAAGAAATACGTAAGATTGCTCCTGAAATGGATCCTCTTAAGATCGGGATGGGATGGAGTGTTGAAGACTTGTCCAAACCACAAATTATTGTTGAAAGCACCTATGGTAATAGCCATCCAGGTAGTGCTCATTTGTTAGAATTTGTTGAAAAGGCTGAAGAAGGCATTCATTCTGTAGGCGGAAAAGGAGCGAAATATTTTGCAACAGATATATGTGATGGAATGGCTCAAGGACATGATGGTATAAATTATTCCCTAGTGTCTAGGGACATTATCGCACAATTAATAGAAATACATATTAATGCAACATCTTTTGATGGAGGTATATTTATTTCAAGTTGTGACAAATCAGTTCCAGCACATCTAATGGCAATTGGTAGAAATAATATTCCATCTATCATTGTAACAGGTGGTGTTATGGAAGCAGGTCCAGATTTGCTTACTCTTGAACAAATAGGCACTTATAGTGCTATGGAAAAGCGTGGAGAGATAACAAAAGAACAGCTGACACAGTATAAACACAGTGCGTGCCCATCCTGTGGTGCGTGTTCATTTATAGGAACAGCAACAACAATGCAAATAATGTCTGAAGCTTTAGGATTAATGTTACCAGGAAGTGCGGTGATGCCCGCAACTTGTAATGAACTCAAAGAAGTAGCTGTAAAAGCAGGTAAACAAGCAGTTGTTTTGGCTAAGAAAGGACTAAAAGCACGTGATATTGTCACTAAGAAGTCTTTTGAAAATGCCATAATGGTTCATGCTGCAATTGCTGGTTCATCAAATACATTAATTCATATACCTGCCATTGCCCACGAGTTTGGCATTGATATCGATGCAGAAACTTTTGATCAAATGCATAGAAACGCACATTATTTATTAAACATTAGACCTTCAGGGAAATGGCCAGCAGAGTATTTTTATTATGCAGGTGGTGTTCCAAGAATAATGGAAGAGATTAAAAGTATATTGCATTTAGATGTTATGACAGTTACAGGAAAAACACTGGGTGAAAATTTAGATGAGCTGAAAGAGAATGGCTTTTATGATCATTGTGATAAACTCCTCCAAAAAACAGGATTAAAAAGAGAAGATATTATTCATTCATTTGAGAATCCAATTAGTAAAAAAGGTACAATTGCCATTTTGAAGGGGAATCTTGCTCCGCAAGGATCAGTCATTAAGCATAGTGCTGTACCAAAAGAAATGCATCATGCAATATTAAAAGCAAAACCTTTTGATTGTGAAGAAGATGCAATTGAGGCAGTTATAAACAAAGTTATAAAGCCAGGAGATGCTGTTATTATAAGGTACGAAGGTCCCAAAGGCAGTGGAATGCCAGAGATGTTTTATACAACAGAAGCCATAGCATCAGATGAAGAACTATCAAGCACAGTAGCCCTTATAACCGACGGTAGATTTTCTGGAGCAACTAAAGGGCCTGCCATAGGACATGTATCACCTGAAGCAGCAGAAGGTGGTCCAATTGCTTTAATTGAAACAGATGACTTAATAGAAATAGATGTTGAAAAAAGAGAAATGAATATTATAGGTGTGAAAGGTGAAAAAAAATCAAAAAAAGAAATAGAAACAATATTAAAAAGCAGAGAAAAAAAATGGAAGCCGCAAGAGATTAAGTATCAATCAGGAGTGTTAAATATCTTTTCTAAGTTAGCCGTATCCCCAATGAAAGGTGGATATATGAAATAA
- a CDS encoding GntP family permease, which translates to MNEAFTTSPERLIISALMGLAVLLFLIIKGKMQPVIAIIMSAIVIGIGVGMPLPTIVDTISRGVGDTLQSIALLVGLGSMFGAILEISGGAQSIAVKMVDKFGNNKAAWALGIAGLVISMPVYFDAGLIILIPLAFSLANKTKKSTLTYAIPLLAGLAVGHAFIPPTPGPVLIATMLGVDLGIVVIVGLVIGAFSMVVAGPIFGKFIGDKIYVPVPKSIEEMDDFDESKLPKFRTVVSIILIPLVLILLNTASDVIPALSSAKPLFEFIGTPFIALTIAILVAMYLLGTKNGYTREELEKIMTKALEPTGLILLVTAGGGILRYMLEDSGLGVVIGDLVSVSSLPLVLVAFLVAGLVRISIGSATVSMIMAAGIMASMPEIAGLSQLHLAAILCAISGGATIMSHVNDSGFWLVTSLLKTDVKTTFKSWTVMETIVGFCGLIGALVLSIFA; encoded by the coding sequence ATGAATGAAGCTTTTACAACTTCGCCAGAAAGGTTAATTATTTCAGCTTTAATGGGTCTAGCAGTTTTATTATTCCTAATTATCAAAGGAAAGATGCAACCTGTCATTGCAATTATTATGAGTGCTATTGTTATTGGAATTGGGGTAGGTATGCCATTACCAACAATTGTGGATACCATTTCAAGAGGTGTAGGTGACACATTACAAAGTATAGCGTTGTTGGTAGGATTAGGGTCTATGTTTGGAGCAATTTTAGAAATATCAGGTGGTGCACAAAGCATAGCAGTGAAAATGGTGGATAAATTTGGTAACAATAAAGCTGCTTGGGCATTGGGGATTGCAGGGTTAGTTATTTCGATGCCAGTATATTTTGATGCAGGACTCATTATATTAATTCCACTTGCGTTTAGTTTAGCGAACAAAACCAAAAAATCAACGTTAACGTATGCAATACCATTGTTAGCAGGGCTTGCAGTAGGTCATGCGTTTATACCACCAACGCCTGGACCTGTACTAATAGCAACAATGTTAGGTGTGGATTTGGGAATTGTTGTAATTGTTGGTTTAGTCATTGGGGCGTTTTCAATGGTTGTTGCAGGGCCTATTTTTGGTAAATTCATAGGTGATAAAATATATGTGCCTGTTCCAAAGAGTATTGAAGAAATGGATGACTTTGATGAATCAAAGTTGCCAAAGTTTAGAACAGTGGTTTCTATTATACTGATTCCTTTGGTATTAATTCTTTTAAATACTGCTTCAGATGTTATCCCAGCACTTTCATCTGCTAAGCCATTATTTGAGTTTATTGGTACACCTTTTATTGCTTTGACAATTGCAATATTAGTCGCTATGTATTTGTTAGGAACAAAAAATGGTTATACGAGAGAAGAACTTGAAAAAATTATGACTAAGGCTTTGGAGCCAACTGGACTTATTTTATTGGTAACAGCTGGTGGAGGTATTTTAAGATATATGTTAGAAGATTCAGGGTTAGGTGTCGTAATTGGAGACTTGGTTTCAGTAAGTAGTTTGCCACTTGTCTTGGTAGCATTTCTTGTAGCTGGATTGGTGAGAATTTCAATAGGTAGTGCTACAGTGTCCATGATTATGGCAGCAGGAATAATGGCGTCTATGCCAGAGATTGCAGGATTATCTCAATTGCATTTAGCGGCTATATTATGTGCAATATCTGGTGGTGCAACGATTATGAGTCATGTAAATGATTCAGGTTTTTGGTTGGTTACATCACTTTTGAAAACAGATGTAAAAACCACATTTAAATCTTGGACAGTAATGGAAACAATTGTTGGTTTTTGTGGATTAATTGGTGCATTAGTATTATCTATTTTTGCATAA